The window CCCCGAGGCTCCCAATCAGTGGGTCCGCAAAGCAGGCGATGCCTGTTCGCAAACAACGCTTGTGTTAATCCCTGATGGCGTATTTTTCTATGTCTACGATAGAGTTACAGAGATCTCCGACATCGAGGAAGGCAGGCTATGCCTGTGAGGAGGCCGGAGTCTATTGACCGATATACCGACCAGCGTAGAGTCACAGGATTGTCGATAGTATGGCCCAGTGTTCATGGCTTGCCAAAAAAGTCCTTGCGAGGAGCGAAGACCAGCGGGACGGAGTAACGTGGCAATCTCCAGCTGACTGTTGACAATGAAGATGAGATCGCCACGACCGGCAAGCCGGTCTCGCTATGACGAGCAGAGCAAGCTTATCAACAGGCTCTTGATTGTGGGTTTTTCAAAACTTGGCGAAGAGCAATTCCCTTGACAGAAAGAGAGGTTATTCGCTATGATTGACTATCAGCAGCATTGTCGGCCCGGTTGTGATTGCTTTGAAGAAACTCTATCAGAGCTGGCGTTGCGACGAGTGTCTCAAAAACCACTTAGCCGACGGAGATTTAGTTATGGCTGCAAAGATCCTGCAAATCAACTTCAAGTTCAGCGTGTCTAAAGACGACTATCGCCAGGCCGCCGCGTCGCTCGCCTCGGCTTTCGCAGAAGTCGAGGGACTGCGCTGGAAAATCTGGACTATTGACGAAGCTCAGAGCATGGCCGGGGGCGTCTACCTTTTCGACGATGAGCCTTCACTCACAAGATTTCTGGAGAGTCCCCTAGCGGATCAGGTAAGGAGCCACCCAGCCTTCACCGAGATGAGCGCCAGTTCTTTTGACATTGTCGCCGACGCCACGACCGCGACCCGAGGTCCAGTCTAGCAGTCAACTGGGTTGGCTCACCACTTGTCCTGCGTTTAACCGTTGACTCTTAATCAACGGGTCCGGGGTTCGCAGGCTTAGCCTGTTCGAATCCCTGATGGCGTATTTTTCTTTGTCTGAGAATGTTAGTACAGGGAGGCCGATTAGTGTGATGTTGACTCACGAAAGCTACGAGACTATCTTAGTTGAGGGTTGTATGAAGTGAGAGTGGAGAGCGCGGATCGGAGACTGGTGCTGTGGAGAGAGCAACATA is drawn from Candidatus Zixiibacteriota bacterium and contains these coding sequences:
- a CDS encoding YdhR family protein, with the translated sequence MAAKILQINFKFSVSKDDYRQAAASLASAFAEVEGLRWKIWTIDEAQSMAGGVYLFDDEPSLTRFLESPLADQVRSHPAFTEMSASSFDIVADATTATRGPV